ACCAGCGGTCTGATCCTGGGCACGCTGCCCGGCGGCAGGTGGGGTTACATGGCGGGTACGTCGATGGCCTCGCCGCACGTGGCGGGCGTCGCCGCCCTGATCAAGTCGACGCACCCGTACGCCCCGCCCGCCCTGGTGAAGGCCCTGCTGTACGCCGAGGCGGACGCCACGGCGTGCACGGACCCGTACGACATCAACGGTGACGGCAAGGTCGACGCCGTGTGCGAGGGGCCGAAGAACTACAACGGCTTCTACGGCTGGGGCACGGCGGACGCGCTGGACGCGGTGACCAAGTAGGGACCGGGCGCGGACGACGCGCGACGGCGTACGTGACGGCCGGCCGGGCCGGACGGGTCATCCGTCCGGCCCGGCCGCCGTTCGTGGTCGCGGTGTTCGCCCTCCGCTGACGAGACGTCATGCCGTGCTGCTCGCTCACGCGATCGGCGTCGCGCCGGGGCGCGCCCCGGCGTCCGACGGCCGGAGCGCGCCGTCCGTGGCCCCCGGCGACGGCGGCGTCCGCCGCCCGCCGAGCGTGCCGCGGGTCAGCAGGAACTGCGCGGCGAGGTACGTGAGCATGATCCACAGGTCCGGCCGGGGCAGCTGCGGCCAGTCGGCCACGCCGGTGGCGATGAGCGTGTCGGAGAGCAGGAACAGCGCGCCGCCGAGCCCGGCGACGAGACCGAGCCGGGTGAGGGCGCCGTGGGCCATGGCGGCGAGCAGCGCGCTGTAGGCCGCCACGGGGACGCGCAGGTCGGCGGGCAGGTCGGGCCAGAGCAGGGCGACGGTCGCGGTGAGGGCGGCGGCGTAGCCGAGGGCGACCAGGCCCGCACGCGCGCGTGGAGCTGCCTCCTCGGGGTGCACGTCGACGGCCGAGGCGTCAAAGCCCGCACGCGCGCGTGGTGCGGTCTCGCGCCGCCCGTGTGCCCGGAAGAGGGCGAGGTAGCACACGTGTCCCACGGCGAAGGAGGCCATCCCGGCGAGGAAGGCCGGCTCGGCGTCCGACAGGAGCAGCACGTCCCCGCCCCAGCCGAACAGCAGGGCGACGACGAGCAGCCGGGGCGCGCCGCGCAGGGCGGCCCAGGTGGCCAGGAGCGGCATCAGGAGCGGCTTGGCGACGGTGTGCCCGGCCTCGAAGCCGGTGGCGAGGGAGGCGAGGTCGACGGCGGCGGCGACGCCGAAGGCGGCCAGGACCGCCGGAGCGGCGTCGGCGCGCGGGACGCGGAGGGCGCTCACGCGGCCGCGCTCTCCCCGGCCGGTGCCCGCGGCGGCGCGGGCGACGGCGCCTGCGCCGGCTGCCAGCCCGGCCCGCGGAACAGCCGCCCCGCGCGCTCGCGCCAACCGCGGGCCGCCCTCAGGTCCCTGGCGATGGAGACGTATTCGTGGGTGGCGACCTTCAGCGGGTTGTACGTGTTGATGTTCTTGGTCAGTCCGTACACCGGCCGCTCGGTCTCGGCGACGAAGGAGCCGAAGAGGCGGTCCCAGACGATGAGGATCCCGCCGAAGTTGCGGTCAAGGTAGCCGCCTTGGGAGGCGTGGTGGACCCGGTGGTGGGAGGGCGTGTTGAACACGAACTCGAACCAGCGGGGCATCCTGTCGATCCGCTCGGTGTGGATCCAGAACTGGTAGACGAGGTTCGCGGAGGAGCAGAACGCCAGCGCGGCCGGGTGCACGCCGAGAGCGATCAGAGGCACGTAGAACGGCCACACGGTCAAGGACGTCCACGGCTGGCGCAGCGCGGTGGTCAGGTTGAACTTCTCACTCGAGTGGTGGACCACGTGACAGGCCCACAGGATGCGGACGACGTGGTGTCCCCGGTGCGACCAGTAGTAGAAGAAGTCCTGCGCGAGCAGCATCGGCAGGACGGTCCACCACAGCACGGGCACACGCAGCGGCGTCAGCTCGTAGACCGCCGTGTAGATGGCGACGACCGGGATCTTCCACAGCAGGTCGAAGAAGAGGCTGCCGAGTCCCATGGTGACGCTCGTGGCGGCGTCCTTGGCCTCGTAGCCGGCCGCGTCCTCGTCCGGGTGGAGACGGACGCTGATCATCTCGATGACGGCGAGCAGCACGAAGGCCGGTATGGACCAGACCACGACATTGGGGAGGTTCGGCATGGGTGCACCGTAGGACCCCCACACCGCCAGGGCTAGGGGTTGTTACCGACAAGTATTACCGTGGGTACGCGCTTGCTTGTTGGCGATCTCCGCCAATGGCGCGCACCTGACCGGCCGTCACGCCCGCGGGGGTGGGGCGTCTCGCGAACGGCCGGGCGGGGCAGGAGACCTGACGGGCAGCGGTGTCGGTGCCGGCCCGTATCCTCAGTGACCATGCTCGAAGACCGTACGACCGCAGCGCCCTCCCCGACAGTCTGGCCGGCCGCGTATCCGCGTGGATACGCGGTCGTTGACGTGGAGACCACGGGCCTGGCCCGGGACGACCGGATCATCTCCGCGGCGGTCTACCGGCTGGACGGACGCGGTGAGGTCGAGGACCACTGGTACACGCTGGTGAATCCGGAGCGCGACCCGGGGCCGGTGTGGATCCACGGCCTGACGAGCGAGGCGCTCGAAGGGGCGCCGCTCTTCGCCGACGTCGCGGAGGAGTTCGCGACCCGGCTGGAGGGCCGGGTGCTCGTCGCGCACAACGCGGTGTTCGACTGGCAGATGATCGCCCGTGAGTACGCGCGCGTGCGGCGCGAGGCGCCGGTGCGTCAGCGGCTGTGCACCATCGCCCTGTCCAAGGCGCTGGAACTGCCGCTGCCCAACCACAAGCTGGAGTCGCTGGCCGCCCACTTCGGCGTCGTCCAGCGGCGGGCGCACCACGCGCTGGACGACGCGCGCGTGCTGGCGGAGGCGTTCCGGCCGAGCCTGCGGGCCGCGGCCGAGGGGTGCCTGCGGCTGCCGCTGCACGAGTGCCGGCCGCTGACCGAGTGGGTGGAGCGGCCCGCGGCCCGGATCGGGCAGCAGCCGGGCGGACACGGCGGTTACAGCGGCTACCGCCCGGGCGGTTGGCGTCCGTCGCGCAAGCGGCCCGCCTGCCCGTACCCCAACCCGGGGCGGTACGAAGAGGGCAAACGCCTCAAGCAGGGCATGCGGATCGCCTTCTCCGGGGACACCTCCGTCGAACGCGAGCTGCTGGAGGACCGCGCCGTCGAGGCCGGTCTGCATGTCGCGACGAGCCTGTCCCGGCTGACGAGCCTGCTCGTCACGAACGACCCGGACTCGGGCACCTCGAAGGTCGTCAAGGCCCGGCAGTACGGCACGCCGGTGGTCGACGAGGCGGCCTTCGGGCAGCTCCTGGGGGATGTGGAACCGGCGTCGGAGGCGTGACCGTACGGACGGGTGATTGGCACGCGACTCGCCCGGCGCCCGCTCGCCCGCGCCCCGGGGACGGCTCACCCTGTGGCGCATGGCGACTTGCGAGGTTTGCGGCAACAACTACGGAATGACCTTCGAGGTCCACGCGCAGGGCGCGGTGCACGTCTTCGACTGCTTCGCCTGCGCGATCCACCGCATGGCACCGATCTGCGAGCACTGCCGGGTCCAGATCATCGGACAGGGCGTCGAGGTCGAGGGCCACTGGTACTGCGGCGCCCACTGCGCCCGCGCGGAGGGGAGGGTGGGCATCGTCGACCGCGTCTGAGCCCCGGGGAGCCTGCCCCCACCCACCCCCACCCACCGCACCCCACGGTCCGAGATGTACGGTCGTGGGGTGTACCGCTTCCTGTTGTCCCGGCAGTGGGTGATCCTCACCCTCGTCGTCCTCGCGCTGATCCCGACGATGATCGAGCTGGGCTTCTGGCAGCTGCACCGGCACGAGCGCAGGGTTGCGCTGAACCACGTGATCGCCGAGTCGCTGGCCGCCGAGCCCGTGCCGGTCGAGTCGCTGACCTCGCCC
This region of Streptomyces chromofuscus genomic DNA includes:
- a CDS encoding lysoplasmalogenase — translated: MSALRVPRADAAPAVLAAFGVAAAVDLASLATGFEAGHTVAKPLLMPLLATWAALRGAPRLLVVALLFGWGGDVLLLSDAEPAFLAGMASFAVGHVCYLALFRAHGRRETAPRARAGFDASAVDVHPEEAAPRARAGLVALGYAAALTATVALLWPDLPADLRVPVAAYSALLAAMAHGALTRLGLVAGLGGALFLLSDTLIATGVADWPQLPRPDLWIMLTYLAAQFLLTRGTLGGRRTPPSPGATDGALRPSDAGARPGATPIA
- a CDS encoding sterol desaturase family protein, producing the protein MPNLPNVVVWSIPAFVLLAVIEMISVRLHPDEDAAGYEAKDAATSVTMGLGSLFFDLLWKIPVVAIYTAVYELTPLRVPVLWWTVLPMLLAQDFFYYWSHRGHHVVRILWACHVVHHSSEKFNLTTALRQPWTSLTVWPFYVPLIALGVHPAALAFCSSANLVYQFWIHTERIDRMPRWFEFVFNTPSHHRVHHASQGGYLDRNFGGILIVWDRLFGSFVAETERPVYGLTKNINTYNPLKVATHEYVSIARDLRAARGWRERAGRLFRGPGWQPAQAPSPAPPRAPAGESAAA
- a CDS encoding DEDDh family exonuclease produces the protein MLEDRTTAAPSPTVWPAAYPRGYAVVDVETTGLARDDRIISAAVYRLDGRGEVEDHWYTLVNPERDPGPVWIHGLTSEALEGAPLFADVAEEFATRLEGRVLVAHNAVFDWQMIAREYARVRREAPVRQRLCTIALSKALELPLPNHKLESLAAHFGVVQRRAHHALDDARVLAEAFRPSLRAAAEGCLRLPLHECRPLTEWVERPAARIGQQPGGHGGYSGYRPGGWRPSRKRPACPYPNPGRYEEGKRLKQGMRIAFSGDTSVERELLEDRAVEAGLHVATSLSRLTSLLVTNDPDSGTSKVVKARQYGTPVVDEAAFGQLLGDVEPASEA